The sequence below is a genomic window from Rhodococcus sp. 4CII.
CGGCGAGCTCGCCGTCGCGTATGCGGAACCCGCCGTCGCGGCGGCCTGAGAAGAGGTGTGGTCATGGGATCCGAAAATGTGAAGTGTCCGAACTGCGGCAAGGTCAACAAGGTGCCGGCGGCCGGGGACGGCAAACCGCGCTGCGGGAACTGCCACGAGGCGCTGCCCTGGATCGCCTCGGCAGGGGACGACGACTTCGCGGAGGTCGCCGACAAATCCTCGGTGCCTGTGCTCGTCGACCTCTGGGCGACGTGGTGCGGCCCGTGCCGCATGGTCAGTCCGGCGCTCGAGCAGCTCGCCAGGGAACGCGCAGGTCAGATCAAGCTGGTCAAGGTCGATGTGGATGCTGCGCCCAAAACAGCCGAGCGGTTCACCGTCCGCGCTGTGCCCACTCTGCTGGTGATGGATCGGGGTGAGGTCCTGGCTCGTCAGGCGGGCGCCGCTCCGGTACCGGCGCTGCGCACGTGGCTCGATCAGGCGCTCTCGGAGAATGCAGGCAAGGGGGCGGCGTCATGACTTTTGTCAATGTGGACCCGCACGTGACCGCGATCCGGCCCGTGGTGCCCCGGACTCCCCAGGGTTGCGAGGAATGTCTTCGCCTCGGCACCCCGTGGGTGCATCTGAGGCTGTGCCTGACGTGCGGACACGTCGGTTGCTGCGACTCCTCGCCGGGCAAGCACGCGAGCGCGCACGCTCACGCGATCGGCCATCCGATTGTCCAGTCATTGGAACCCGGCGAGGATTGGCGCTGGTGTTATGTCGACCAGAACTTCGTCTGAGGACGCCGCGCCCGCCCGCGACATTCCGCCGGTCGACGACGAGACTCCGGACGAGCAAGGTGCTTTCCCGCGGCTGACGGACGACCAGGTCGCAACACTCGCGGTCGGCGGCACGCGTCGATCGGTTCGCGTCGGCGAGGTGCTGATCCAAGAGGGCGCGCCCAGCAACGACTTCTTCGTCATCCTCTCCGGCAAGGTCGCGATCATCGACGAGGGCGACGGGGACGGCGAACGCCGAATACTGCGCGTGCACGGCCCCGGCCGATTCCTGGGCGAGCTCGGACTGCTGGAAGGCCAGGTGGCGTTCTTCACCGCCGAGGCGATCGAGGACGGCGAGATGCTCGTCGTCCCGGCCGCGCGGGTGCGCGAACTGGTGGCCCACGATTTCGTGCTCAGCGATCTGATCCTGCGCGCCTACCTGGTGCGGCGGCACCTGCTGATCGGGCTCGGATCGGGGTTCCGGATCATCGGCTCCTGCTATTCACCGGACACGTTGCGGCTTCGGGAGTTCGCCATGCGCAACCGACTACCCCACCGGTGGATCGATCTGGAGCAGGACCAACGGGCGGAGCAGCTGCTGCGCAGCCTGGACATCGCCCCCGAGGACACACCCGTCGTGATCTGGCACGGCGAGAAGGTGCTGCGCAATCCGACGAATGCGGAACTCGCCCGCATCGTGGGGCTTCCGGTCCCGGACGCTGCCCAGGACGTGTGCGACCTCGTCGTGGCGGGTGCGGGACCGGCCGGTCTGGCCGCGTCCGTGTACGGCGCCTCGGACGGGTTGAACACGGTGACGCTGGAGTCGATCGCCGCGGGCGGGCAGGCCAGTACCTCCTCCCGGATCGAGAACTACCTGGGCTTCCCGGCGGGGATCTCCGGTTCCGAATTGGCGGAGCGGGCCGTGATCCAGGCCGGGAAGTTCGGCGCCCGCATCCTGGTGTCGGCGGAGGTGACCGGTCTGGGGTCCGAGGAAGGGCACCACGTGCTCCAGCTGGCGGACGGCGGCGCGGTTCGCAGCCGGGCCGTCGTGCTCGCCACCGGCGCGCGGTATCGCAAGTTGGCGGTTCCGGGGATCGAGGCACTGGAGGGGACGAGCGTGTACTACGCCGCGACCCATCAGGAAGCACGGATGTGCGGCACCGACCCGGTGGCCATCGTCGGCGGCGGAAACTCCGCCGGGCAGGCCACCGTTTTTCTCGCGGACCGTGTCTCACACGTTCACCTGCTCATCCGCGGCGACGACCTCGGAAAGAATATGTCCCGGTATCTGGTCGACCAAATCGAGCGCCATCCGCGCGTGACGGTCCACCGGAATACCGAGATTCGCGAGGTCCACGGTGAGAAGTACCTCGACGAAATCGTGGTCGAGGACAATCGCACGGGGGACCAGGACACGCTCCGGGCGCACGCCCTGTTCGTCTTCATCGGAGCGATCCCGCACACCGCGTGGCTGGCCGACGCGATCGCACTCGACGACCACGGCTTCGTCCTCACGGGTGTGGACGCGGTCCACGCCCGAGGGGACGGCGACCGGCGGATCGGCGCCGGGCTGTCGAGGACGCTCGAAACAAGCCGGCCCGGCCTGTTCGCGGCGGGCGACGTCCGCAGCGGCTCGGTGAAACGGGTCGCATCCGCTGTCGGTGAAGGAGCGATGGCGGTTCGCCAAATCCATGAATACTTCGAGAGGAGCTGACGACATGCCAGTGATGGGCACCGTGAAATTCCAGCGATTCTTCCGGGCAGCGGCTGAACTGCAAGTCGACCGGAACGATCTCAAGCGCTATACGGAATTCATCGACGACAAGATCTACGACTTGATCCTCATCGGCAAGGCCTCGGCAAAGGCAAACCTGCGTGACGTGATCGAACCGTGGGACCTGCCGATCACCAAGGGGCTGCAGGAGAGCATCCACCGGTTCGAAAAACTGGACGAGGAGATCGAACTACAGCCTCTGCTCGACCAATTGACGGCCCGGCCGCCGTTGGACGTGGCACTCTCCGAGGAGACCGAGCAGCGACTGCCGCTGATTGCCGGAGGGCTGAGCGTGGCGCTCGCGCACACCTTCGTCACGATCGAGCCGGACCGTAAGAACCCTGGGACCGCAGAATGGAACGTCGCCTTCGACATCTTCCATCTACTGCTCTGACCCCGGCCAGCGGCCGGGCGAACCAGTAAATCACCGGGACACGAGGAATTCGTCTGGCTACGAATTACCGGTTGTCGCCCACCACACCGGTTGAGACTTCCCTCGACGTGCACCGGACACCGACCAGCCAACCTGCTCACCGGGAGCTTCGAACCGAGCGGAGCGTGGTCGTCCGCGGCGCCGCGCACCACGCCCTTCTCACGGCCAGCCAACTCCGGTGCCCGCACCCCTGCGGTTTGGCGTGCAACGACGATGTTCGCCCAGGATCGGGGCATCTCTGTCGAGAGCGCGTTCGAGCAGGCCCGCCGCACGGCCGTTGCGGGCAACCCACAAGACCCCGCATTGACGGCGAAGGTGCTGGGATGGATGCGCGAGAACAGCGCAGTCGTGTTCGCGACGAAGTCCCACCACACACCCCCCATCGAATCACCCTGAGCGGCAATCGGAACCCGCCTGCAGGCATGCCAAAGCGCCGTCCGAGGTTCGGGCTCACCGTCGAAGACCAGCAAATCGAAGCGGCGAGAAGCCGCGCCTACGCGGCCGCAAGATTCCCGTTTCGTTCCCGGGCCGGTACGGGAGCGATGCACTCCTCCCACTCCCTGGGGAAGATCCGCCTCATGTCACGGGTGATCCAGTCGATCTCGGTTCGCGATCCCGACGAGATCGCTCGGTGCGCCATCGCGATTCCGAGATGCTCGCGCTGACGTTCGATGTCCGCTGTCAAATGTGTTGTCGTGTTGGACGACAAGTCGGTGTCGTGGCCAGCGGTCGGCTCCGTCCGCATCCGCGTTGGTCGAACGACACCGCACGAAAAGCATTCGGGTCGAAGCAGCGACCGCTTCGTACGGTTCCACCTCGGATGAAAGTGGGTTGCTCACCTACACACCTTCGCATCCTGCGCCGCAAGACCGATCGGCGAATGCGGCGCACGACTAGCTGAAAAGGGAGTCGCTGGTCGAGTGAACAACTATGCCGCAGCTGCGTTTCGCGGAACGATCATCACGGGCACGGGAGCGTGCCGCAGGATTTTCGAGGCGGCCGAGCCGAGGAATACGTGGGCCGCGGGTCCGGCTGCTCCCGAACCCAGGGTCAGCATGTCGCCGGCTTCCCAGGAGACGGATTCGACCGCCTCGCGCCAGTCATGGCCACTGCCGACCACGAGGTCGACGTCGGGGACTGGGATCTGGGCGCGAACCAGGCTGAGCTGCTTGCTGATATCGTCGCGTGTCCTGCGTGCCCACTGTTGCACGACAAGGTCCTCCGTCGACCGCTCGATGGCGCCACCGTACATCGTCATCGGCCGCACCGTGAACGAGACGATCCGCAACGTCACCGGCCACTTCCTGGCCATTTCGGCGGTGGCCGCGACGAGACCGTTGACATCGGCTTCGCCTCCGTATGCGACGGTGAGCCGACGGATGGGTTCGGCGATCATGGGGTAGCCGCGCGGAGCGATCGCGACGGGCACCGCCGCCGTGTGGACCAACCGTTCGGTGACACTGCCCAGCGCCACCCGGCCCAGCAGCCCGGACGACGACGACCCGACGACAACGTGACTCGCGTCGTGGGCTGCAACCAACTCCATCAAACCTGTGGGAACGGACTGCGATTGGTGGACGACGGTCGGGACGTCGACATCCCCCGGCAATTGGCTGACCACCCTGTCGAGTGCCAGCGAAGCCTGCTCGGTGACGTAGCCCAGGTACTCGCGCTCGATGGGGTCGTCCTTCGCCGGCCACGGCCGTTCCACGATGGCCGCGGCGACGATCGCGTCGCCGGTCCAGCGTGCTATCTGCATTGCCAGGTTGAGGGGCGCCGGCCCCTGACGGCTCGCACTGAATCCGGCGATGATCGTCATCGGCGGGATCTCCCTGCGACGGTCGGGACTGCGACGACGTGCGTCACCGGCACATCGTGCTCGGCGCGTGCGCGGTCCACGACGTCGAAGCGGTGCCACACCGACTCTTCGGGTGGCAGTGTCGAGATGACGATCTGATCGGGGTGGAACGTATCGACGGCGGCGGACAGCGCCCGCAGCGGCCGGTAGTCTCCCAATTCACCGTCGGCGGTGAGGTTGTCTGCGCGGAGTGTCGCCAGCGTGTCGTCCAGCCGCTGCTGTGCAACTTCCCGGGTCGCTTCGGCGACGTCGAGCGGACCGTGGGTGGCGGCGGTCCCGGTCTCGATCGGACTGGCCGGCACGACGACGAAATAGCTCGCTTCGCGATCCGCGCCGATACGGCGAAGCTCGTCGAGCATCTCCTTGGACTCCACAGTCTGGTTCGCCAGCACCAGCACGCGGTGCGGTCGTGCCGTCGCAGCGGCCCCTTCCATGGTGGGTCGCCGACCCACGAACCACTTGTTGGCGAGAAACAGCACGATGACGACGGCCCATGACAACAGACTCAGCACCAATTGGGACCGCACATCCTCCTGCAGATACATCTGCACCAGGATCGCTACGATCGCCGCCGCGGTGATGAGCGACAGCACCGGGAACAGCCACATCTTGACCCGCAGTTCGGAGTCCGGCGTGCGGTACCGCAGCACTATCTGCGATACGGCGATGAGCAGGTAGACGAACAGGATGATCGCGCCGCTGGAGTTCAGCAGGAACGCGAAGACGGTGTCCGGCGAGACCGCCGCCGCGATGACACAGAGAAAACCGATGACCGAGGATGCAAGGATCGCGACCGCGGGCACCCCCCGACGGGTGACCTCGACCAACTGCGCGGGTGCCTCCCGGCGCGCAGCGAGAACGAACAGCATGCGGGAGGCCGTGTACATGCCCGAATTGAGACAGCTCAGCACCGCCGTCAACACCACGGCGTTCATGATGTGGTCGGCGTACGGAATCCCCATTTCGGTGAATGCGGCGACAAAGGGGGATGCGGCCGCCTTCTCGTCGTTCCACGGCAGGATCGTCGCCAGCAGGAATGTCGAGCCGACGAAGAACACTGCGATGCGCACGATCACCGAGTTGGCGGCCTTGGTCACCGCCCGCTCCGGATCCGCTGATTCGGCGGCGGCGATGGTCGCGATCTCGGCGCCCACCATGGAGAAGATCACCGTGACCACACCCACCGTGATCGCCATGGCGCCGAACGGCAGGAATCCGTCATGGACCCACAGGTTGGAGAAGTCGAGTGATTTGTCCGGCCACACGCCGAGAACGAATAGCGTGCCCAGCGCGATGAACACCACGATCGCGGCCACCTTGATGCCGGCGAACCAGAACTCGAACTCGCCGAACGACGACACGGAGAACAGATTCGTCGCTGTCATCAGAATCATCAGAACCAACGCGGCCAACCACAACGGGACGTCGATCCAGTACTGGATGATCTTGGCGCCTGCGATCGCCTCGAAGCCGACGACGATCACCCAGAAATACCAATACAACCAGCCGACCGAGAAGCCTGCCCAGTTGCCCAGCGCCGTGCGAGCATAGTCGGCGAACGATCCGGTCGACGGGTTGGCCACGGCCATTTCGGCCAGCATCCGCATGACCATGATGATCAGGACGCCGGCAAGGCCGTACGTGATGAACGCTCCCGGCCCCGTGTCTCCGATGACGACACCCGAGCCGACGAACAGGCCCGCGCCGATCACCCCGCCGATGGCGATCATCGTCAGCTGCCGCTGGCTCAGGGCCTTCTTCAATGCGGGTGTAGCGCTCATTGCATCCCTCCGATACTCCACACGCCGGCGTGCTCGCTCTCATGGGCGAGACCGACTGTCGCCTTTCCGGGGCGTCCTCGGCTGGGCGGGCGACAAGAGGGAATTGGGCCGCGCGGCGTGAAAATCATCGTAAGCCGCATCGCCCGCCCGGCGAGCGGGATTGTGCAGTTGGATAGGGCGGCGACCGACTCTCCGGTTCGATGTGACAGTTCGTCGATCGGTCCGGTGGCCACGCTGTCAGTTCGTTCCTTCGTCTCCCGGTGTCGAGTGGGGGACGGGCGCGGGCACCGCACAGGCCATGCCTTCGCTGAATCCGGCCGCGGGGACGCCGAGCGCCAGATTGAAACGCCCACGGAGGTTCTCCAGCGCGATCAGATGGGTGAGCTCCACGAGCTGGGCGTCGTCGAAGTGCTCACGCAGCTTCGCGAAGAGCGCATCGGTCACCGTGACCGGGGTGCTGCTCATGCCGACCGCATAGTCGAGCACCAGCTTGTCGACGTCGGTGAACAGTGCGCTCGTCCGATACGACGGCAGCGCGAGCAGTTCTTCGTCACTGAGCCCCCAGCGTCGCGCGATCTGTGAACCCAGTCGATGCAGTACTCGCACTGGGTGACGGTGGCCGCCTTCAGTTCGGCCAGTGCCCGGTACCGTTCGTCGAGCCGTTTCAGCTTCGCGGTGGCCTGCTCGAGCATGCCGTACGCGCGCAACACCCCGGGCACGTGGGCATACATCGTGACCGGCTCGATCATCTGCTCGGTTTCACGTCCCGCGAGCCGTGCCATGTGACGGCGGGTGAACCAGTACGCGAGCTTCACCGTCGGCCCTGCATCCCGGCGCGAGACTCCGGCAATGCGCGTCATCGCTCACCTCCTCGATTGCGGGCACCGTCTTGTGCGATGCCGCGGAGGATGACTGCTTCAATCGTAGGCCCGGGTCAGGGACCGGACACTCTTCTCGACCCGATTCGGACAGTGCCGGACTGTCCGATGAAAACGACGGCACTGCACAATGTTTGGGGCAACAGCCGCCGACGCGGACGTCAGGATACTGTGGCAGCCGGCGCCGCGAGGCGTGAGCGCCCCCAGCGTCGACAGACAAGCGTGGCGACGGGGTGAACGGCGAAGCCGATGGCGATCGCGGCGAGGTGGCCGTAATCAGTGAAGGACTGCCCGTACAACGCGGCCACGACCAGGTATCCGGTCAGCGCGCTCGCCGCGATCACCCGCAGACGGCCGGTGAAGTGCATGATGAATGCGGCTGTCACGGCGTAGAAGCCGTAGCTGGCGCCGACATCCGTGGTGTGCGCGATATCGACGGCCAGCATGTTGTGGTCGAGCGCGTAGCAAATGCCGGTGACGGTGACCAAGGTCGCCCCGATGTGTCCGGCCGCGAAGGTGGCAATCCAGCGGCGGGTGCCGAGCCGCCGTTCGGCGGCAACCATCACGAGTAGAAAGCCCGCGACCATCAGCCAGGGGAACCCGGTGGAGTCGGTCCAGAACGCGGAGGCGACCAGGACCTGCAACGGGTCGGTCTGCATGTTGTGGAGGTTCGTCGATGCGCTGACGATGAGATGGTGCGTCAGGTTCGGATCGGTGCCCTGCACGGTCCACCACGTGACCAGCAGCGTGAACAGATACACCAGCGTCGCGGGCGCGCCCGCGAAGTAGCGGCGCGCGCGTATCGCCGAAGTGCGGCGGTGGTCCGGTGAGAGAGGCATGATTCCAGACGTCACCATGCCGGGTGTGGTCGCGGGCGCGGTCATGTCGGACTCCGTACGGTGGGCTACCGGTCCAGGCTAAGGGGCGACGGTGTGAAGTCGCTGTGAACTACCTGCGGATTTGCGGAGACTGTGCCCGCCGTACCGCGGGGTGTGAGAAGTGATCACCTCGGTACCAGCTCTGCCTGATCGACCAATTGCGACGACACGGTGAGGTGGATCGTCGATTGCGAACGGAAATGAGTAGAGAATGGCTGTCGTGTCCGAGCCCACCGCACCGCAGAAGGTCGAGTTGACCG
It includes:
- a CDS encoding DUF1931 family protein, with the translated sequence MGTVKFQRFFRAAAELQVDRNDLKRYTEFIDDKIYDLILIGKASAKANLRDVIEPWDLPITKGLQESIHRFEKLDEEIELQPLLDQLTARPPLDVALSEETEQRLPLIAGGLSVALAHTFVTIEPDRKNPGTAEWNVAFDIFHLLL
- a CDS encoding ubiquitin carboxyl-terminal hydrolase 14 → MTFVNVDPHVTAIRPVVPRTPQGCEECLRLGTPWVHLRLCLTCGHVGCCDSSPGKHASAHAHAIGHPIVQSLEPGEDWRWCYVDQNFV
- a CDS encoding amino acid permease; the protein is MSATPALKKALSQRQLTMIAIGGVIGAGLFVGSGVVIGDTGPGAFITYGLAGVLIIMVMRMLAEMAVANPSTGSFADYARTALGNWAGFSVGWLYWYFWVIVVGFEAIAGAKIIQYWIDVPLWLAALVLMILMTATNLFSVSSFGEFEFWFAGIKVAAIVVFIALGTLFVLGVWPDKSLDFSNLWVHDGFLPFGAMAITVGVVTVIFSMVGAEIATIAAAESADPERAVTKAANSVIVRIAVFFVGSTFLLATILPWNDEKAAASPFVAAFTEMGIPYADHIMNAVVLTAVLSCLNSGMYTASRMLFVLAARREAPAQLVEVTRRGVPAVAILASSVIGFLCVIAAAVSPDTVFAFLLNSSGAIILFVYLLIAVSQIVLRYRTPDSELRVKMWLFPVLSLITAAAIVAILVQMYLQEDVRSQLVLSLLSWAVVIVLFLANKWFVGRRPTMEGAAATARPHRVLVLANQTVESKEMLDELRRIGADREASYFVVVPASPIETGTAATHGPLDVAEATREVAQQRLDDTLATLRADNLTADGELGDYRPLRALSAAVDTFHPDQIVISTLPPEESVWHRFDVVDRARAEHDVPVTHVVAVPTVAGRSRR
- a CDS encoding FAD-dependent oxidoreductase, whose product is MSTRTSSEDAAPARDIPPVDDETPDEQGAFPRLTDDQVATLAVGGTRRSVRVGEVLIQEGAPSNDFFVILSGKVAIIDEGDGDGERRILRVHGPGRFLGELGLLEGQVAFFTAEAIEDGEMLVVPAARVRELVAHDFVLSDLILRAYLVRRHLLIGLGSGFRIIGSCYSPDTLRLREFAMRNRLPHRWIDLEQDQRAEQLLRSLDIAPEDTPVVIWHGEKVLRNPTNAELARIVGLPVPDAAQDVCDLVVAGAGPAGLAASVYGASDGLNTVTLESIAAGGQASTSSRIENYLGFPAGISGSELAERAVIQAGKFGARILVSAEVTGLGSEEGHHVLQLADGGAVRSRAVVLATGARYRKLAVPGIEALEGTSVYYAATHQEARMCGTDPVAIVGGGNSAGQATVFLADRVSHVHLLIRGDDLGKNMSRYLVDQIERHPRVTVHRNTEIREVHGEKYLDEIVVEDNRTGDQDTLRAHALFVFIGAIPHTAWLADAIALDDHGFVLTGVDAVHARGDGDRRIGAGLSRTLETSRPGLFAAGDVRSGSVKRVASAVGEGAMAVRQIHEYFERS
- a CDS encoding rhomboid-like protein, with the protein product MTAPATTPGMVTSGIMPLSPDHRRTSAIRARRYFAGAPATLVYLFTLLVTWWTVQGTDPNLTHHLIVSASTNLHNMQTDPLQVLVASAFWTDSTGFPWLMVAGFLLVMVAAERRLGTRRWIATFAAGHIGATLVTVTGICYALDHNMLAVDIAHTTDVGASYGFYAVTAAFIMHFTGRLRVIAASALTGYLVVAALYGQSFTDYGHLAAIAIGFAVHPVATLVCRRWGRSRLAAPAATVS
- the trxA gene encoding thioredoxin gives rise to the protein MGSENVKCPNCGKVNKVPAAGDGKPRCGNCHEALPWIASAGDDDFAEVADKSSVPVLVDLWATWCGPCRMVSPALEQLARERAGQIKLVKVDVDAAPKTAERFTVRAVPTLLVMDRGEVLARQAGAAPVPALRTWLDQALSENAGKGAAS
- a CDS encoding universal stress protein is translated as MTIIAGFSASRQGPAPLNLAMQIARWTGDAIVAAAIVERPWPAKDDPIEREYLGYVTEQASLALDRVVSQLPGDVDVPTVVHQSQSVPTGLMELVAAHDASHVVVGSSSSGLLGRVALGSVTERLVHTAAVPVAIAPRGYPMIAEPIRRLTVAYGGEADVNGLVAATAEMARKWPVTLRIVSFTVRPMTMYGGAIERSTEDLVVQQWARRTRDDISKQLSLVRAQIPVPDVDLVVGSGHDWREAVESVSWEAGDMLTLGSGAAGPAAHVFLGSAASKILRHAPVPVMIVPRNAAAA